From a single Tursiops truncatus isolate mTurTru1 chromosome 20, mTurTru1.mat.Y, whole genome shotgun sequence genomic region:
- the SCN4A gene encoding sodium channel protein type 4 subunit alpha: MATSSLPTVVPLGPESLRPFTRESQAAIERRVMEEEARQQRNKQMEIEEPEQKPCSDLEAGKSLPLIYGDPPPEVIGIPLEELDPYYSDKKTFIVLNKGKAIFRFSATPALYVLSPFSTLRRYAIKVLIHSLFSMFIMITILTNCVFMTMSDPPSWSKHVEYTFTGIYTFESLIKILARGFCIEDFTFLRDPWNWLDFSVIMMAYLTEFVDLGNISALRTFRVLRALKTITVIPGLKTIVGALIQSVKKLSDVMILTVFCLSVFALVGLQLFMGNLRQKCVRWPPPFNDTNTTWYGNDTWDGQESWASNSTFDWDAYINDEGNFYFLEGSNDALLCGNSSDAGRCPEGYECIKAGRNPNYGYTSYDTFSWAFLALFRLMTQDYWENLFQLTLRAAGKTYMIFFVVIIFLGSFYLINLILAVVAMAYAEQNEATLAENQEKEEEFQQMLEKFKKQQEEAKAAQALEGREADEDPAHGKDCNGSLDTSAGEKGPPRPSCSADSGISDAMEELEEAHQKCPPWWYKCSQKVLIWNCCTPWMKFKNIVHLIVMDPFVDLGITICIVLNTLFMAMEHYPMTEQFDRVLNVGNLVFTGIFTAEMVLKLIAMDPYEYFQQGWNIFDSIIVTLSLVELGLANVQGLSVLRSFRLLRVFKLAKSWPTLNMLIKIIGNSVGALGNLTLVLAIIVFIFAVVGMQLFGKSYKECVCKIAADCNLPRWHMHDFFHSFLIVFRILCGEWIETMWDCMEVAGQAMCLTVFLMVMVIGNLVVLNLFLALLLSSFSADSLAASDEDGEMNNLQIAVTRIKWGVGFAKAFLVGLLHGKILSPKVIMLSLGGTGEAGEAGEAGESVSEDEKKELPPEEDENKDLKKDNHILNHMGLADGPPPSIELDHLNFINNPYLTIHVPIASEESDLEMPTEEETDTFSEPEDGKKPLQPLDGNSSVCSTADYKPPEEDPEEQAEESPEGEQPEECFTEACVQRFPCLYVDISQGRGKMWWTLRRACFKIVEHNWFETFIVFMILLSSGALAFEDIYIEQRRVIRTILEYADKVFTYIFIMEMLLKWVAYGFKVYFTNAWCWLDFLIVDVSIISLVANWLGYSELGPIKSLRTLRALRPLRALSRFEGMRVVVNALLGAIPSIMNVLLVCLIFWLIFSIMGVNLFAGKFYYCMNTTTSERFDISEVNNKSECESLMHTGQVRWLNVKVNYDNVGLGYLSLLQVATFKGWMDIMYAAVDSREKEEQPQYEVNIYMYLYFVIFIIFGSFFTLNLFIGVIIDNFNQQKKKFGGKDLFMTEEQKKYYNAMKKLGSKKPQKPIPRPQNKIQGMVYDLVTQQAFDITIMILICLNMVTMMVETDDQSQLKVDILYNVNMVFIIIFTGECMLKMLALRQYYFTIGWNIFDFVVVILSIVGLALSDLIQKYFVSPTLFRVIRLARIGRVLRLIRGAKGIRTLLFALMMSLPALFNIGLLLFLVMFIYSIFGMSNFAYVKKESGIDDMFNFETFGNSIICLFEITTSAGWDGLLNPILNSGPPDCDPALENPGTSVRGDCGNPSIGICFFCSYIIISFLIVVNMYIAIILENFNVATEESSEPLGEDDFEMFYETWEKFDPDATQFIDYSRLSDFVDTLQEPLRLAKPNKIKLITLDLPMVPGDKIHCLDILFALTKEVLGDSGEMDALKETMEEKFMAANPSKVSYEPITTTLKRKHEEVCAVKIQRAYRRHLLQRSVKQASYMYRHSQDSSGDAAPEKEGLIADTMNKMYGPENGNSGLQSKGEWRGSTWDPRPALGLLSIRPTDTALPPAPPPGQTVRPGVKESLV, translated from the exons ATGGCCACCTCATCTCTGCCCACGGTGGTGCCTCTGGGCCCTGAGAGCCTGCGCCCCTTCACCCGGGAGTCCCAGGCAGCCATAGAACGGCGGGTGATGGAGGAGGAGGCCCGGCAGCAGCGGAACAAGCAGATGGAGATCGAGGAGCCCGAACAGAAGCCGTGCAGTGACCTGGAGGCGGGCAAGAGCCTGCCCCTCATCTATGGGGACCCCCCGCCGGAGGTCATCGGCATCCCCCTGGAGGAGCTGGATCCCTACTACAGCGACAAGAAG ACCTTCATCGTGCTCAACAAGGGCAAGGCCATCTTCCGCTTCTCCGCCACCCCTGCTCTCTACGTGCTGAGCCCCTTCAGCACCCTCAGACGCTACGCCATCAAGGTGCTCATCCACTC GCTGTTCAGCATGTTCATCATGATCACCATCTTGACCAACTGCGTGTTCATGACCATGAGCGACCCGCCTTCCTGGTCTAAGCATGTGGA GTACACCTTCACGGGGATCTACACCTTCGAGTCCCTCATCAAGATCCTGGCCCGCGGCTTCTGCATCGAAGACTTCACATTCCTCCGGGACCCCTGGAACTGGCTGGACTTCAGCGTCATCATGATGGC GTACCTGACGGAGTTTGTGGACTTGGGCAACATCTCAGCCCTGAGAACCTTCCGGGTGCTGCGGGCCCTGAAAACCATCACAGTCATCCCAG GGCTGAAGACCATCGTGGGAGCCCTGATCCAGTCGGTGAAAAAGCTGTCAGATGTGATGATACTCACTGTCTTCTGCCTGAGTGTCTTTGCCCTGGTGGGGCTGCAGCTCTTCATGGGAAACCTGCGGCAGAAGTGTGTGCGCTGGCCCCCGCCCTTCAATGACACCAACACCACGTGGTACGGCAATGACACCTGGGACGGCCAGGAGAGCTGGGCCAGCAACTCTACCTTTGACTGGGATGCCTACATCAATGACGAAG GGAACTTCTATTTCCTGGAAGGCTCCAATGACGCCCTGCTCTGTGGGAACAGCAGCGATGCTGG GCGCTGCCCTGAGGGTTACGAGTGCATCAAGGCCGGGCGGAACCCCAACTATGGCTACACCAGCTATGACACCTTCAGCTGGGCCTTCCTGGCTCTCTTCCGCCTCATGACACAGGACTATTGGGAGAACCTCTTCCAGCTG ACCCTTCGGGCAGCCGGCAAGACCTACATGATCTTCTTCGTGGTCATCATTTTCCTGGGCTCCTTCTACCTCATCAACCTGATCCTGGCGGTGGTGGCCATGGCATATGCTGAGCAGAACGAGGCCACCTTGGCCGAGAAtcaggagaaagaagaagagttTCAGCAGATGCTGGAGAAATTCAAAAAGCAGCAGGAAGAG GCCAAGGCCGCTCAGGCGCTGGAAGGTAGGGAGGCAGACGAGGACCCAGCCCACGGCAAAGACTGCAATGGCAGCCTGGACACATCGGCGGGGGAGAAGGGGCCCCCAAGACCCAGCTGCAGCGCAGACAGCGGCATCTCAGATGCTATGGAAG AGCTGGAAGAGGCCCACCAGAAGTGCCCACCATGGTGGTACAAGTGTTCCCAGAAAGTGCTCATATGGAACTGCTGCACGCCGTGGATGAAGTTCAAGAACATCGTCCACTTGATCGTCATGGACCCCTTCGTGGACCTGGGCATCACCATCTGCATTGTGCTCAACACCCTCTTCATGGCCATGGAGCATTACCCCATGACGGAGCAATTTGACAGAGTGCTCAACGTGGGCAACCTG GTCTTCACGGGCATCTTCACAGCAGAGATGGTGCTGAAGCTCATCGCCATGGACCCCTACGAGTACTTCCAGCAGGGCTGGAACATCTTCGACAGTATCATCGTCACCCTCAGCCTGGTGGAACTGGGCCTGGCCAATGTGCAGGGGCTGTCGGTGCTCCGCTCCTTCCGTCTG CTGCGGGTCTTCAAGCTGGCCAAGTCGTGGCCAACACTGAACATGCTCATCAAGATCATCGGCAACTCGGTGGGGGCGCTGGGCAACCTGACGCTGGTGCTGGCCATCATCGTGTTCATCTTCGCCGTGGTGGGCATGCAGCTGTTCGGCAAGAGCTACAAGGAGTGCGTGTGCAAGATCGCCGCGGACTGCAACCTGCCCCGCTGGCACATGCACGACTTCTTCCACTCCTTCCTCATCGTCTTCCGCATCCTGTGCGGGGAGTGGATCGAGACCATGTGGGACTGCATGGAGGTGGCCGGCCAGGCCATGTGCCTCACCGTCTTCCTCATGGTCATGGTCATCGGCAACCTGGTG GTCCTGAACCTCTTCTTGGCCCTGCTGCTCAGCTCCTTCAGCGCCGACAGCCTGGCGGCCTCGGACGAGGATGGCGAGATGAACAACCTGCAGATCGCCGTCACGCGCATCAAGTGGGGTGTCGGCTTCGCCAAAGCCTTCCTCGTGGGGCTGCTGCATGGCAAGATCCTGAGCCCCAAGGTTATCATGCTCAGCCTCGGGGGGACTGGGGAGGCTGGCGAGGCCGGCGAGGCTGGGGAAAGTGTCTCAGAAGACGAGAAGAAGGAGCTACCGCCCGAGGAGGATGAAAACAAGGACCTCAAGAAGGACAATCATATCCTGAACCACATGGGCCTGGCTGATGGCCCTCCCCCCAGCATTGAGCTGGACCACCTCAACTTCATCAACAACCCCTACCTGACCATCCACGTGCCCATCGCCTCCGAGGAGTCTGACCTGGAGATGCccacagaggaggaaacggaCACCTTCTCAGAGCCTGAGGATGGCAAG AAGCCGCTGCAGCCCCTCGACGGGAACTCCTCCGTCTGCAGCACTGCCGACTACAAGCCCCCCGAGGAGGACCCCGAGGAACAGGCCGAGGAGAGCCCTGAGGGGGAGCAGCCTGAGGAGTGCTTCACCGAGG CCTGTGTGCAGCGCTTTCCCTGCCTCTACGTGGACATCTCCCAGGGCCGAGGGAAGATGTGGTGGACCCTGCGCAGGGCCTGCTTCAAGATCGTTGAGCACAACTGGTTTGAGACCTTCATCGTCTTCATGATCCTACTCAGCAGTGGAGCCTTG GCCTTCGAGGACATCTACATCGAGCAGCGGCGGGTCATCCGGACCATCCTGGAATATGCCGACAAGGTCTTCACCTACATCTTCATCATGGAGATGCTGCTCAAGTGGGTGGCCTACGGCTTCAAGGTGTACTTTACCAACGCCTGGTGCTGGCTCGACTTCCTCATCGTAGAT GTCTCCATCATCAGCCTGGTGGCCAACTGGCTGGGCTACTCGGAGCTGGGACCCATCAAATCCCTGCGGACACTCAGGGCTCTGCGTCCCCTGAGGGCACTGTCTAGATTCGAGGGCATGAGG gTGGTGGTGAATGCCCTCCTGGGAGCCATCCCCTCCATCATGAATGTGCTGCTCGTCTGCCTCATCTTCTGGCTCATCTTCAGCATCATGGGCGTCAACCTGTTTGCCGGCAAGTTCTACTACTGCATGAACACCACCACCTCCGAGAGGTTCGACATCTCCGAGGTCAACAACAAGTCCGAGTGCGAGAGCCTGATGCACACGGGCCAGGTCCGCTGGCTCAACGTCAAGGTCAACTACGACAACGTGGGTCTGGGCTACCTCTCCCTCCTGCAGGTG GCCACCTTCAAGGGCTGGATGGACATCATGTATGCAGCCGTGGACTCCCGGGAG AAGGAGGAACAGCCCCAGTACGAGGTGAACATCTACATGTACCTCTATTTCGTCATCTTCATCATCTTCGGCTCCTTCTTCACCCTCAACCTCTTCATTGGCGTCATCATTGACAACTTCAACCAGCAGAAGAAGAAG TTTGGAGGGAAAGACCTCTTCATGAcggaggaacagaagaaatactaTAACGCCATGAAGAAGCTTGGCTCCAAGAAGCCTCAGAAGCCAATTCCCCGGCCCCAG AACAAGATCCAGGGCATGGTGTACGACCTGGTGACGCAGCAGGCGTTCGACATCACGATTATGATCCTCATCTGCCTCAACATGGTCACCATGATGGTGGAGACGGATGACCAGAGCCAGCTCAAAGTGGACATCCTCTACAACGTCAACATGgtcttcatcatcatcttcacGGGCGAGTGCATGCTCAAGATGTTGGCCCTGCGCCAATACTACTTCACCATCGGCTGGAACATCTTTGACTTTGTGGTCGTCATCCTGTCCATTGTGG GCCTCGCACTCTCTGACCTGATCCAGAAATACTTCGTGTCACCCACGCTGTTCCGTGTCATCCGCCTGGCGCGGATTGGGCGCGTCCTACGGCTGATCCGAGGGGCCAAGGGCATCAGGACGCTGCTCTTTGCTCTCATGATGTCACTGCCCGCCCTCTTCAACATCggccttctcctcttcctggtcATGTTCATCTACTCCATCTTCGGCATGTCCAACTTCGCTTACGTCAAGAAGGAGTCGGGCATCGACGACATGTTTAACTTTGAGACCTTCGGCAACAGTATCATCTGCCTCTTTGAGATCACCACGTCAGCCGGCTGGGACGGGCTTCTCAACCCCATCCTCAACAGCGGGCCCCCCGACTGTGACCCCGCGCTGGAGAACCCGGGCACCAGCGTCAGGGGCGACTGCGGCAACCCCTCCATCGGCATCTGCTTCTTCTGCAGCTACATCATCATCTCCTTCCTCATCGTGGTCAACATGTACATCGCCATCATCCTGGAGAACTTCAACgtggccacggaggagagcagtGAGCCTCTCGGGGAGGATGACTTCGAGATGTTCTACGAGACGTGGGAGAAGTTTGACCCTGACGCCACGCAGTTCATCGACTACAGCCGCCTCTCCGACTTCGTGGACACCCTGCAGGAGCCGCTGAGGCTCGCCAAGCCCAACAAGATCAAGCTCATCACACTGGACCTGCCCATGGTGCCAGGGGACAAGATCCACTGCCTGGACATCCTCTTTGCCCTGACCAAAGAGGTCCTGGGAGACTCTGGGGAGATGGATGCCCTCAAGGAGACCATGGAGGAGAAGTTCATGGCTGCCAACCCATCCAAGGTCTCCTACGAGCCCATCACAACCACCCTCAAGAGGAAGCACGAGGAAGTGTGCGCCGTCAAGATCCAGAGGGCCTACCGCCGGCACCTGCTGCAGCGCTCCGTGAAGCAGGCTTCCTACATGTACCGCCACAGTCAGGACAGCAGCGGGGACGCAGCACCCGAGAAGGAGGGGCTGATTGCTGACACCATGAACAAGATGTATGGCCCTGAGAACGGGAACAGCGGTTTGCAGAGCAAGGGGGAGTGGAGGGGCTCGACATGGGACCCCAGACCTGCCCTGGGGCTCCTGTCCatcagacccacagacacagccctccctcccgccccacccccgggGCAGACGGTGCGCCCAGGGGTCAAAGAGTCTCTTGTCTAG